The following are encoded in a window of Salinibacter grassmerensis genomic DNA:
- a CDS encoding purine-nucleoside phosphorylase: MPRSTAVPTRSDPAVYDDEDLDAAVAAVREHVGWAPEMALILGSGLGRLAEAADETTVVPAAEIPGYPESTVEGHSGTLVFGALEDTRVVFVQGRVHLYEGYPVQQIAMPVRLVHALGADRMLVTNSAGGINRTFDPGTLMFITGHLNMAFASPGVGAGAAPARQRPEEDRVPFYDQGWTNRAEKVALDLELDARRGTYAWTLGPSYETKAEVRALEHLGADAVGMSTVPEVIQAHQLGMTVLGLSTITNPAAGLAAGALDHDEVLEVSERVRGDLMKLVRGIVRVADV, encoded by the coding sequence ATGCCCCGCTCGACCGCCGTGCCCACGCGCTCTGATCCCGCTGTGTACGACGACGAAGACCTTGATGCTGCGGTGGCGGCCGTCCGGGAGCACGTCGGCTGGGCCCCCGAGATGGCGCTTATTTTGGGATCGGGGCTCGGGCGCCTGGCGGAGGCGGCGGACGAGACGACGGTCGTGCCCGCCGCCGAGATTCCGGGCTACCCCGAGTCGACCGTAGAGGGGCACAGCGGGACACTCGTGTTTGGGGCCCTGGAGGATACCCGCGTGGTCTTTGTACAGGGGCGGGTGCACCTCTACGAGGGGTACCCGGTGCAGCAGATCGCGATGCCGGTGCGGCTCGTGCACGCCCTGGGGGCCGATCGCATGCTCGTCACCAACTCGGCCGGCGGCATCAACCGCACCTTCGACCCAGGCACGCTCATGTTCATCACGGGCCACCTCAACATGGCGTTCGCCAGTCCGGGGGTCGGGGCAGGGGCGGCGCCGGCACGTCAGCGACCGGAGGAGGATCGGGTTCCCTTCTACGACCAGGGGTGGACAAACCGGGCCGAGAAAGTGGCCCTCGATCTGGAACTGGATGCGCGGCGAGGCACTTACGCCTGGACCCTGGGGCCGAGCTACGAGACGAAGGCGGAGGTGCGGGCGCTGGAGCACCTAGGCGCCGACGCAGTGGGGATGAGCACGGTGCCGGAGGTGATTCAGGCGCACCAGCTGGGGATGACGGTCCTCGGCCTGTCGACGATCACGAACCCGGCCGCGGGCCTGGCCGCCGGGGCGCTCGACCACGACGAGGTGCTGGAGGTCAGTGAGCGCGTGCGAGGGGATCTCATGAAACTGGTCCGGGGCATCGTGCGCGTGGCAGATGTGTAG
- a CDS encoding HD domain-containing protein: protein MEDSPSPEVLFSPLIEHAIELSAQWHDGTYRKGVWREPAFEVPEGEDIQIPVIAHLAAVASIVRRAGWGEATVAAAYLHDAIEDMNQHGQRLRRKQLRDAVGADVARLVVQVSEQKLDDDGQMRPWRTRKEDYLDGIRTGRPEAAAISLADKIHNLWSITQSLEADEDIFSALSGDAEAQQWFHAAVLEASTHHDDPRLPAMRERLQTELDRYEAALRPPA from the coding sequence ATGGAGGACAGCCCGTCCCCAGAGGTTCTCTTCAGCCCGCTCATCGAACACGCCATCGAGCTCTCAGCCCAGTGGCACGACGGCACCTACCGAAAGGGCGTCTGGCGCGAGCCAGCGTTCGAGGTGCCCGAGGGCGAGGACATTCAAATCCCCGTCATTGCGCACCTCGCTGCCGTGGCCTCGATTGTGCGCCGGGCGGGATGGGGCGAAGCGACCGTGGCCGCCGCCTACCTGCACGACGCAATTGAGGATATGAACCAGCACGGCCAGCGGCTGCGCCGCAAGCAGCTTCGTGACGCCGTGGGGGCGGACGTCGCCCGGCTCGTGGTTCAGGTCTCCGAGCAGAAGCTGGACGACGACGGGCAGATGCGGCCCTGGCGCACCCGCAAGGAAGACTATCTCGATGGCATCCGCACGGGCCGCCCAGAGGCCGCCGCCATCAGCCTGGCCGACAAGATCCACAACCTGTGGTCCATCACGCAGAGCCTGGAGGCGGACGAGGATATCTTCTCGGCCCTCAGCGGCGACGCCGAGGCACAACAGTGGTTTCACGCGGCCGTCCTGGAGGCGTCTACCCACCACGACGATCCACGCCTCCCGGCAATGCGTGAACGGCTTCAGACGGAGCTCGATCGGTACGAGGCAGCCCTCCGCCCCCCAGCATAA
- the bshC gene encoding bacillithiol biosynthesis cysteine-adding enzyme BshC, which translates to MTSLTESAAHRTSPAALGAFPDLFIDYCTDFDAVADFYPGDWQSRTARQAAATTAAERPADRDVLADTLLDQNERWGLDESTRSHIETLRDPDSIAVVTGQQVGLFTGPLYTIYKTITTLQLIEEWADQTGRPVVPVFWVEGEDHDFEEIATAHVLRRNKVDPLSYQPDIDANPGAVGRLALTDEVHEVVDQLDEALPPSDFKPAVMEHVRAAYRPGTRLEDAFTRLICSFFEDDGLVFMNPDDARLKALTRPLFRRELEDPQASVAQVDAASRALQDRGYHAQVNARPTNLFWLGDDSRWAIDLEDENTFRLRGTDRTFSRSELISRLDETPERFSPNVVLRPLMQDHLLPTAAYVAGPGEVSYFAQYGGVYEWADLDMPLIHPRASVSLVEGKVQKVLDKYGLSVSDFHDDLEPLFQDVVIDTMEVDVDALFSEALPQLHQTLNALKPEVEAVDRTLGASTEAARSAIMDEMESLKQKVVRAEKRQQDEVRSQLKKAHTNLRPNGALQERTINVLYYLNKYSPTLLDDLRHALHTDTSAHQVVEL; encoded by the coding sequence ATGACGTCCCTCACCGAGAGCGCTGCGCACCGCACCTCGCCCGCTGCCCTCGGCGCCTTCCCCGACCTATTCATCGACTACTGCACCGATTTCGACGCGGTGGCGGACTTTTATCCGGGCGACTGGCAATCCCGAACGGCCCGCCAGGCGGCGGCCACGACGGCGGCCGAGCGCCCTGCCGACCGCGACGTGCTCGCCGACACGCTGCTCGACCAGAACGAGCGCTGGGGCCTCGACGAAAGCACCCGCTCCCACATCGAGACCCTGCGGGACCCGGACAGCATCGCCGTGGTGACGGGCCAGCAGGTGGGGCTGTTTACGGGGCCGCTCTACACCATCTACAAAACCATCACTACGCTCCAGTTGATTGAGGAGTGGGCCGACCAGACGGGGCGCCCCGTCGTCCCGGTCTTCTGGGTGGAGGGCGAAGACCACGACTTTGAGGAGATTGCCACGGCGCACGTCCTCCGGCGCAACAAGGTTGATCCCCTCTCCTACCAACCCGACATAGACGCCAATCCCGGCGCGGTCGGGCGACTCGCCCTGACCGACGAGGTTCACGAGGTGGTCGACCAGCTCGATGAGGCCCTGCCGCCCTCCGACTTCAAGCCGGCCGTGATGGAGCATGTGCGGGCCGCCTACAGGCCCGGCACCCGCCTCGAGGATGCCTTCACCCGGCTGATCTGCTCCTTCTTCGAGGACGACGGGCTCGTGTTCATGAATCCCGACGATGCACGCCTCAAGGCGCTGACTCGCCCCCTCTTCCGTCGCGAACTGGAAGACCCGCAGGCCTCCGTCGCCCAGGTGGACGCGGCCAGCCGGGCGCTCCAGGATCGGGGCTACCACGCACAGGTCAACGCCCGCCCGACCAACCTCTTCTGGCTCGGCGACGACAGCCGCTGGGCAATCGACCTAGAGGACGAAAACACCTTTCGGCTCCGCGGCACGGACCGGACATTCTCGCGCTCCGAGCTGATTAGTCGTCTGGACGAGACGCCCGAACGCTTCAGTCCCAACGTCGTCCTGCGTCCGCTGATGCAGGACCACCTCTTGCCCACCGCCGCGTACGTTGCGGGTCCGGGCGAGGTGTCCTACTTCGCTCAGTACGGCGGGGTCTACGAGTGGGCGGACCTCGACATGCCCCTCATTCACCCGCGGGCGAGCGTGTCCCTGGTAGAGGGCAAGGTGCAGAAGGTCCTCGACAAGTACGGCCTGTCGGTGTCGGACTTCCACGACGACCTGGAGCCGCTCTTTCAGGACGTGGTCATCGACACGATGGAGGTCGACGTGGACGCCCTCTTCTCGGAGGCCCTGCCACAGCTTCACCAGACCCTCAATGCCCTAAAGCCCGAAGTGGAGGCTGTGGACCGGACGCTCGGCGCCTCGACCGAGGCGGCACGGTCGGCAATCATGGACGAGATGGAGTCGCTGAAGCAAAAGGTCGTCCGGGCCGAGAAACGCCAGCAGGATGAGGTTCGGTCGCAGCTCAAAAAGGCCCACACGAACCTCCGTCCAAACGGGGCGCTTCAGGAACGCACGATCAACGTGCTGTACTACCTCAACAAGTACAGTCCCACCTTGCTCGACGACCTGCGGCACGCGCTTCATACCGACACCTCTGCCCATCAGGTCGTGGAACTGTAG
- a CDS encoding bifunctional nuclease family protein yields the protein MDFTRVDIIGLSTSPSSGGAYALVLGEVEGNRRLPIIIGAFEAQAIALELEKIQPPRPMTHDLLRDTFEAVDVDVDEVVIDELREGTFFAKIRYRHDGEEHQLDSRPSDAVALAVRVDAPIFVAPAVLDEAGIVAEDESDISSLAEQAEETSASEEEEGTELEQMQKQLEEAVKEEDYERAAELRDEIQRLEQEQQQNQN from the coding sequence ATGGATTTTACTCGGGTAGATATCATTGGTCTCTCCACGAGCCCTTCCAGCGGAGGGGCCTATGCGCTCGTGCTCGGAGAGGTTGAGGGCAACCGCCGTCTGCCAATCATCATTGGTGCGTTTGAGGCCCAGGCGATCGCACTGGAGCTGGAGAAGATTCAGCCGCCGCGCCCCATGACACACGACCTGCTGCGCGACACGTTTGAGGCTGTAGACGTAGACGTGGACGAGGTCGTGATCGACGAACTTCGCGAAGGCACCTTCTTCGCCAAGATCCGATACCGCCACGACGGAGAAGAACACCAGCTTGACTCCCGCCCCAGCGACGCCGTGGCGCTCGCCGTGCGCGTAGACGCACCCATTTTCGTCGCCCCCGCGGTACTGGACGAGGCCGGCATCGTCGCCGAAGACGAGTCGGACATTTCTTCGCTCGCCGAGCAGGCCGAAGAGACATCTGCTTCGGAGGAGGAAGAGGGGACTGAACTCGAACAGATGCAGAAACAGCTTGAGGAGGCCGTGAAGGAGGAGGACTACGAACGGGCCGCCGAGCTCCGCGACGAAATCCAGCGCCTGGAGCAGGAGCAGCAGCAGAATCAGAACTAG
- the hisC gene encoding histidinol-phosphate transaminase, translating into MAVDTDSPPLDDVLQHIRPAVRERSEYIVDMPEGIDVKLNQNESPFDLPEGLKQELLDAHAQVEMNRYPSEQPEELRHALAEYDGVDPDQVLIGNGSNEITYTFGLAFLDPGDPVVLPRPMFSLYEKVMRLQEADLTIVPPQDDFGFDTDALATAAAETDAVLTILTTPNNPTGLAMTLDELERVVTASSGFVVIDEAYVEFNPEGTAIELLERHPNVLILRTLSKGFGLAGARLGYLLAHPTVVTELMKARLPFMVDRFAEQTALAVLRRPDLIEDRVSRIEASITMLTEALQAMDTVEVVPSQANFVVFTTPVPADTLQDRLADRGVLVRNMGGYPELEGYLRVSAGTEEENNAFLDALDVSLKEVGAVSGK; encoded by the coding sequence ATGGCCGTTGACACCGACTCTCCCCCTCTCGACGACGTGCTCCAACACATCCGGCCCGCCGTGCGGGAACGGAGCGAGTACATTGTGGACATGCCGGAGGGGATTGACGTAAAGCTCAACCAGAATGAGAGCCCGTTCGACCTGCCGGAGGGCCTCAAGCAGGAGCTCCTGGACGCGCACGCGCAGGTAGAGATGAACCGGTATCCCTCTGAACAGCCGGAGGAGCTGCGCCACGCGCTCGCCGAGTACGACGGCGTCGATCCCGATCAGGTTCTCATCGGCAACGGCTCCAACGAAATCACCTACACCTTCGGCCTCGCCTTCCTGGACCCGGGCGACCCGGTGGTTTTGCCCCGTCCGATGTTCTCTCTCTACGAGAAGGTGATGCGCCTGCAGGAGGCCGACCTTACCATCGTGCCGCCCCAGGACGACTTCGGGTTCGACACGGACGCCCTCGCCACGGCCGCGGCAGAGACCGACGCCGTTCTGACGATTCTCACCACCCCCAACAACCCCACGGGGCTGGCCATGACGCTCGACGAGCTTGAGCGGGTCGTCACGGCAAGCTCCGGGTTCGTGGTGATCGACGAGGCGTACGTCGAGTTCAACCCAGAAGGCACCGCCATCGAACTACTCGAGCGGCACCCCAACGTGCTGATTCTCCGCACCCTCTCGAAGGGGTTCGGGTTGGCGGGCGCGCGCCTCGGGTATCTTCTCGCCCATCCCACCGTAGTGACGGAGCTCATGAAGGCGCGTCTGCCCTTCATGGTGGATCGGTTTGCCGAGCAGACGGCCCTGGCGGTGCTCCGGCGGCCAGACTTGATTGAGGATCGCGTGTCGCGCATCGAGGCCTCGATTACGATGCTCACCGAGGCCCTGCAGGCCATGGACACGGTCGAGGTGGTGCCGTCACAGGCGAATTTTGTCGTCTTCACCACTCCGGTGCCGGCCGACACGCTGCAGGATCGCCTGGCAGACCGCGGCGTTCTCGTCCGCAACATGGGCGGGTATCCGGAGCTGGAGGGGTATCTGCGCGTCAGTGCAGGGACCGAGGAGGAGAACAACGCGTTTCTGGACGCGTTGGATGTCTCGCTTAAAGAGGTGGGTGCTGTATCTGGAAAGTAA
- the hisD gene encoding histidinol dehydrogenase, producing the protein MIPLITPDDTARLDAIVSRGGTFSDAVDATVEDILARIRAEGDDALIELTEKYDGVRPDPVKVPASVLDGAVDALDDDLRDALEEAAANIRHFHDKQLDESWFTDDGDGVILGQRVVPMERAGLYVPGGTAFYPSSLLMNALPAQVAGVNEIHLVSPPQDDGRPHPLVLATAALLGLDHIYAVGGAQAVGALAYGTKSVPAVDTIVGPGNAYVAAAKKKVFGRVGIDSVAGPSEIGVLADATADPEFVAADLLSQAEHDERASAVLITPHRPLAEAVQDHVEAMVPGLHRADVIEQALTDYGACVVPDTMDAAIDLMNDLAVEHLELHVDDPWQTMTHIRHAGAIFLGEYSSEPVGDYFAGPNHVLPTGGTARHASALGVDDFVRTQSVLSYTKDRLDETGPKIATIAEAEDLQAHAEAIRARLDRNDGSGSKKP; encoded by the coding sequence ATGATTCCCCTAATCACGCCCGACGACACCGCTCGCCTCGACGCCATCGTGAGCCGGGGCGGCACCTTCAGCGACGCGGTGGACGCCACCGTCGAGGACATCCTGGCGCGGATTCGTGCGGAGGGCGACGACGCGCTCATCGAGCTGACCGAAAAGTACGACGGGGTGCGCCCCGACCCGGTCAAGGTTCCGGCCTCGGTGCTCGACGGTGCGGTCGACGCGCTCGACGACGACCTGCGCGACGCGCTTGAGGAGGCCGCGGCCAACATTCGCCACTTCCACGACAAGCAGCTGGACGAGTCCTGGTTCACCGACGACGGGGACGGGGTGATCTTGGGACAGCGTGTGGTGCCGATGGAGCGGGCCGGGCTGTACGTGCCGGGCGGCACGGCCTTCTATCCGTCGAGTCTGCTCATGAATGCACTCCCTGCACAGGTCGCGGGCGTCAACGAGATCCACCTCGTCTCCCCCCCGCAGGACGATGGGCGGCCTCACCCGCTCGTCCTCGCCACCGCCGCCCTTCTCGGCCTGGACCACATCTACGCCGTTGGAGGCGCACAGGCCGTCGGGGCACTCGCGTACGGGACCAAGTCGGTGCCGGCGGTCGACACGATCGTGGGCCCGGGCAACGCGTACGTGGCCGCCGCGAAAAAGAAGGTGTTTGGGCGCGTAGGGATCGACTCGGTGGCCGGCCCCAGTGAGATCGGCGTGCTGGCCGACGCCACGGCCGACCCGGAATTCGTGGCCGCCGACCTGCTCTCCCAGGCCGAGCACGACGAGCGGGCCTCCGCAGTCCTCATCACGCCCCACCGGCCCCTGGCCGAGGCGGTGCAGGACCACGTAGAGGCGATGGTGCCCGGCCTCCACCGCGCCGACGTGATTGAGCAGGCCCTGACCGACTACGGGGCGTGCGTCGTGCCCGACACGATGGACGCGGCCATTGACCTGATGAACGACCTCGCCGTGGAGCACCTGGAGCTGCACGTGGACGACCCCTGGCAGACCATGACCCACATCCGCCACGCCGGGGCCATTTTTCTGGGCGAGTACTCGTCCGAGCCCGTGGGCGACTATTTTGCGGGACCCAACCACGTGCTGCCCACGGGCGGCACGGCCCGCCATGCTTCCGCCCTTGGGGTCGACGACTTCGTGCGCACGCAGTCCGTCCTTTCCTACACCAAGGACCGACTGGACGAGACCGGACCGAAGATCGCGACCATCGCGGAGGCCGAAGACCTGCAGGCCCACGCCGAGGCGATCCGGGCACGGCTCGATCGCAACGACGGATCGGGTTCGAAAAAGCCGTGA
- the rlmN gene encoding 23S rRNA (adenine(2503)-C(2))-methyltransferase RlmN — protein MPDVKTASHTVGTAEDRVDLKTMGRAGLKDFVADHGVPPYRGDQLFNWIYGKGVSDFERMSNLPKRMRRGLQRDATVEDIEIVEQQQAADQTVKALFELPSGREAETVLIPAIDERGEARRLTVCVSSEVGCAMGCEFCATGLMGFRENLTPGAIFDQVWHMNEVAHERFGRPVTNIVFMGMGEPLLNYDAVLDSISILTDEDSLNLSAQKITVSTVGLARRIKDLADDQLRTNLAVSLHAPDNETRSTIMPVNEAEKTSLPALKEALQYYSETTGRQITYEYCLFRGVNDSEEDARNLAEITRWAPSKVNLLMYNPVEGLNFERTSEEQLDRFVQVLVQEGVTVTVRRSRGQDIDAACGQLANEEDA, from the coding sequence ATGCCCGATGTTAAAACTGCCTCCCATACCGTTGGCACCGCCGAAGACCGCGTGGACCTCAAGACGATGGGCCGTGCGGGGCTGAAGGACTTCGTGGCCGACCACGGCGTGCCTCCCTACCGCGGCGACCAGCTCTTCAACTGGATCTACGGGAAGGGGGTCTCCGACTTCGAGCGGATGTCGAACCTCCCCAAGCGGATGCGCCGCGGCCTGCAGCGAGACGCGACGGTCGAAGACATTGAGATCGTGGAGCAGCAGCAGGCGGCCGATCAGACCGTGAAGGCCCTCTTCGAGCTGCCCTCGGGGCGGGAGGCCGAGACGGTGCTCATCCCTGCCATCGACGAGCGGGGCGAGGCGCGGCGCCTCACGGTGTGTGTGTCGAGCGAGGTCGGCTGCGCGATGGGGTGCGAGTTCTGCGCCACCGGCCTGATGGGCTTCCGCGAGAACCTCACGCCCGGGGCCATCTTCGACCAGGTGTGGCACATGAACGAGGTCGCCCACGAACGCTTCGGGCGGCCCGTGACCAACATCGTATTCATGGGGATGGGAGAGCCGCTCCTCAACTACGACGCGGTGCTCGACAGCATTTCCATTCTGACCGACGAGGACAGCCTCAACCTCTCGGCCCAGAAGATTACAGTGTCCACCGTCGGCCTCGCGCGCCGCATCAAGGACCTGGCCGACGACCAGCTGCGCACCAACCTAGCCGTCTCCCTGCACGCGCCGGACAACGAAACGCGCAGCACCATCATGCCGGTGAACGAGGCGGAGAAGACAAGCCTCCCGGCGTTGAAGGAGGCGCTCCAGTACTACTCTGAGACGACTGGTCGCCAGATCACGTACGAGTACTGCCTCTTCAGGGGCGTAAACGACAGTGAGGAGGACGCGCGAAACCTCGCCGAAATTACGCGCTGGGCCCCGAGCAAGGTGAACCTGCTCATGTACAACCCGGTCGAGGGCCTCAACTTCGAGCGCACCTCCGAGGAGCAGCTCGACCGGTTCGTGCAGGTGCTGGTGCAGGAGGGCGTGACCGTGACGGTGCGGCGCAGCCGAGGGCAGGACATCGACGCTGCGTGCGGGCAGCTCGCCAATGAAGAGGACGCGTAA
- a CDS encoding ATP-binding protein has translation MFEETGFRSDQLGVITHGSLNEGIEMKLDSAESVEDVVAGTFVVIQGAKHDFFCMITDIEIEAANEQILLNPPGPSDDLLREVMQGSGTYVTVQLKPMLMMPNTDHPELTDEEPASVKTIPTHFSPVAPAEADDVARVFGDETWEGGDTYFHVGHPIGMEETPVCIDLAKFAERSNAIFGKTGTGKTFLTRLLLAGTIVTGRAVNLVFDMHSEYGYGSQAEGADGQGQFVKGLRDLFPSKVSLFSLDPSTTRQRGHTPDYEVHLHADQIQPADILPLRDTLNLNATAAESSYLLKNQYGDRWLTTLLEAQSGDDFEQLADETGAHKSSIEALRRKLAPFQEYDFFTTEPSPEDYDVLDALLETLDSGTSVVLEFGQYDDLRVYLLVANALTRRIRRAYEEKTNRYRQTQNEGDKPQPLMITIEEAHKFLSPDIAHETPFGKIAREMRKFFVSLLVVDQRPSAIDEEVLSQIGTKMVAKLSDDKDIGAALVGTSDASSLREILASLDAKQQALLLGHAVPMPIVVKTRTYDQDFYDALRSHPAASSVDGAADPDEEMEDLFY, from the coding sequence ATGTTTGAAGAAACGGGCTTTCGATCTGATCAGCTCGGCGTCATCACGCACGGGTCGCTGAATGAGGGCATCGAAATGAAGCTCGACTCGGCGGAGTCCGTGGAGGACGTGGTGGCCGGAACGTTCGTCGTGATTCAGGGGGCGAAGCACGACTTCTTCTGCATGATCACGGACATCGAGATTGAGGCGGCCAACGAGCAGATTCTGCTTAACCCGCCCGGCCCGTCCGACGACCTGCTGCGCGAGGTGATGCAGGGGTCTGGCACCTACGTGACCGTGCAGCTGAAGCCGATGCTCATGATGCCGAATACCGACCATCCGGAGCTGACGGACGAGGAACCGGCGTCGGTGAAAACCATCCCCACGCACTTCTCGCCGGTGGCGCCGGCGGAGGCCGACGACGTGGCCCGCGTCTTCGGGGACGAGACGTGGGAAGGGGGCGACACGTACTTTCACGTGGGCCACCCCATCGGGATGGAGGAGACCCCGGTGTGCATCGACCTCGCAAAGTTTGCTGAGCGCTCGAATGCCATCTTCGGCAAGACGGGCACCGGAAAGACCTTCCTCACGCGGTTGCTGCTGGCGGGAACGATCGTGACGGGGCGGGCCGTCAACCTGGTGTTCGATATGCACTCCGAGTACGGCTACGGCAGTCAGGCGGAGGGGGCGGACGGACAAGGACAGTTCGTAAAAGGACTGCGCGATCTTTTCCCGAGTAAAGTGAGCCTCTTCTCACTTGACCCCTCCACCACCCGCCAGCGGGGGCACACGCCGGACTACGAGGTGCACCTGCACGCCGATCAGATTCAGCCAGCCGACATCCTGCCGCTGCGCGATACCCTTAACCTCAACGCCACCGCCGCCGAGAGCAGCTATCTCCTCAAAAATCAGTACGGCGACCGGTGGCTCACGACACTTCTGGAGGCGCAGAGCGGCGACGACTTCGAGCAGCTGGCCGACGAGACCGGCGCTCACAAAAGCTCGATTGAGGCGCTGCGGCGCAAACTCGCGCCCTTCCAGGAGTATGACTTCTTCACCACCGAGCCCTCGCCGGAAGACTACGATGTCCTCGATGCCCTTCTCGAAACTCTAGATTCGGGCACGTCGGTGGTTCTCGAGTTTGGGCAGTACGACGATCTGCGCGTCTATCTGCTGGTCGCCAACGCCCTCACGCGCCGCATCCGGCGGGCCTACGAGGAGAAAACAAATCGCTACCGCCAGACGCAGAACGAGGGGGACAAGCCGCAGCCCCTCATGATCACGATCGAGGAGGCGCACAAATTCCTCTCGCCGGACATTGCGCACGAGACGCCGTTCGGCAAGATTGCGCGCGAGATGCGGAAGTTCTTCGTGAGCCTGCTGGTGGTGGACCAGCGGCCCAGCGCGATCGACGAAGAGGTGCTCAGCCAAATTGGCACCAAGATGGTTGCCAAACTGAGCGACGACAAGGACATTGGCGCGGCCCTCGTGGGCACGAGCGATGCGTCGTCCCTCCGCGAAATCCTCGCTTCGCTCGACGCCAAGCAGCAGGCTC